In the Vitis vinifera cultivar Pinot Noir 40024 chromosome 2, ASM3070453v1 genome, one interval contains:
- the LOC109121741 gene encoding uncharacterized protein LOC109121741, which translates to MQLDMELDFEKYCSLGLSPRTVLPSNQRYLGIGKRNTKEKPARRSNLLSIEEDFAEISFGDFHSFSCKSIRYRPVGVEGNVELKRGSIYQSSEEVRKKKKMGAVEGRRKIELSRSSDSSFPFRIVDSLCSSDEEDPVLEEKRSPVKSLNSDLNASSVRKPCSQVFSLPSSPGHFLTRGGSSDGFSEIGLNLDNRENHSAESAERDSIRDSKFKCDDVVGPQNDSNDLLERETVLTLYKSLSAKVALPHSPSQSESDYSRTSPKARFNPIRKMFDPFTKSKSQRSPLHSVVKPGGVTKGPASGRNNKTFRKSLLHDFANTTQHVELASQFAKKEFHHYAVPCSPAHLHGHLKLETKHGVPFFEFSLKHPEDVLVAKTWKVNNAFNWVYTFHSIRNRKKSNASGWGLKDSNKETSMVGQMQVSCYLCSELQDGGKFGNSMVTEFVLYDIAHARKSITARENSCHSPQAAEPAKGSNEGLAGQSLELDDVSDDAVKLKCQTNHASNHDDFDAAVPYPWAPANLHPDLEIAAIVIQVPFEKRESLKYRRGEKFSNKVHSDFLDLSMVEQKKKDVLDMSPAKVKVVTASGNHGLPSGDSRGPSSLLDRWRLGGGCDCGGWDMACPLIVFDNPSILRVEDCPLMESPQPLELFVQGAKERVPALTITRVEEGQYAVDFHAQLSTLQAFSICVAMLHSSEAFSTTGDEKNRHLLHCNSLKMLIEEEVKFLIEAVTEEEKRKVPKLVEGTLPPFVFNPPFSPIARV; encoded by the exons ATGCAGCTTGACATGGAgttggattttgaaaaatactgTAGTTTGGGTCTGAGTCCTAGAACTGTTCTTCCATCTAATCAGCGTTACTTGGGAATTGGAAAGagaaatacaaaggaaaagccCGCACGTAGAAGTAACCTTTTGAGCATAGAGGAGGACTTTGCAGAGATAAGCTTTGGTGATTTTCACAGTTTTTCTTGTAAGAGCATTCGATATAGACCTGTTGGTGTGGAAGGTAATGTAGAGCTGAAACGGGGTTCCATATATCAGAGCTCTGAAGaagtaaggaagaagaagaaaatgggggCTGTTGAGGGGAGGAGAAAGATTGAATTGTCCCGTAGTAGTGATTCATCTTTCCCCTTTAGGATAGTCGACTCCTTGTGTAGTTCAGATGAGGAAGACCCGGTTCTGGAAGAGAAGAGATCCCCAGTGAAGTCTTTGAATTCTGACTTGAATGCATCATCTGTTAGGAAGCCCTGCTCTCAGGTTTTCAGTCTTCCCTCCTCCCCGGGTCATTTTCTCACCAGAGGTGGCTCATCAGATGGATTTTCTGAAATCGGTTTGAATTTGGATAACAGAGAAAATCACTCTGCTGAAAGTGCAGAAAGAGACTCAATCAGAGATTCAAAGTTCAAATGTGATGATGTTGTTGGTCCTCAAAATGATAGCAATGACCTCTTGGAAAGAGAGACGGTTCTGACTTTGTACAAGTCATTATCTGCTAAGGTAGCATTGCCCCATTCGCCTTCTCAGTCAGAAAGTGATTACTCGCGGACCAGTCCAAAAGCCCGATTTAACCCTATTAGAAAGATGTTTGATCCATTCACAAAGTCTAAATCTCAGCGAAGTCCTTTGCATTCTGTAGTAAAGCCTGGTGGAGTCACAAAAGGCCCGGCAAGTGGCAGAAATAATAAAACGTTTCGGAAATCTTTGTTGCATGACTTTGCAAATACGACACAGCATGTGGAGTTGGCATCTCAGTTTGCCAAGAAGGAATTCCATCATTATGCAGTGCCATGTTCACCAGCTCACTTACATGGACATCTCAAGTTGGAAACTAAACATGGGGTGCCCTTTTTTGAGTTCTCATTGAAGCACCCTGAAGATGTTTTGGTGGCCAAGACATGGAAAGTGAACAATGCCTTTAATTGGGTGTATACCTTTCACTCCATTCGCAATAGAAAGAAGAGTAATGCCAGTGGATGGGGATTGAAAGATAGCAATAAAGAAACCTCTATGGTGGGACAGATGCAAGTGTCCTGTTACTTGTGTTCAGAACTACAAGATGGTGGGAAATTTGGCAACTCTATGGTAACAGAGTTTGTCTTGTATGACATTGCACATGCAAGGAAAAGTATCACTGCCCGTGAAAACTCTTGTCATTCCCCTCAGGCTGCTGAACCTGCCAAAGGTTCTAATGAAGGCTTGGCTGGGCAAAGTTTGGAGTTGGATGATGTGTCTGATGATGCAGTGAAGCTCAAATGTCAAACAAACCATGCTTCTAATCATGATGATTTTGATGCTGCAGTTCCGTACCCTTGGGCACCTGCAAATCTGCATCCTGATCTTGAAATAGCAGCTATTGTTATTCAAGTCCCATTTGAGAAGAGAGAAAGTTTGAAATACAGGAGAGGGGAGAAGTTTAGCAATAAAGTGCATTCTGACTTTCTTGATCTCTCTATGGTTGAGCAGAAAAAGAAGGATGTTCTTGACATGAGCCCAGCAAAAGTGAAGGTGGTAACTGCAAGTGGGAACCATGGTTTGCCAAGTGGTGATAGTCGAGGCCCTTCATCATTACTGGATCGGTGGAGGTTGGGTGGAGGCTGCGACTGTGGGGGCTGGGACATGGCATGTCCACTTATCGTGTTTGACAATCCCAGTATTCTACGTGTTGAAGATTGTCCACTCATGGAGAGTCCGCAGCCTTTGGAACTCTTTGTTCAG GGAGCCAAAGAGAGAGTGCCTGCATTGACCATAACAAGGGTCGAGGAGGGACAGTATGCAGTTGATTTTCATGCACAGTTATCCACATTACAAGCATTCTCCATTTGTGTTGCTATGTTGCATAGTTCAGAAGCTTTCTCTACTACTGGGGATGAGAAAAACAGACACTTGTTGCATTGCAATTCACTGAAAATGCTTATAGAGGAGGAAGTAAAATTCTTAATCGAAGCAGTCACTGAAGAGGAGAAGAGGAAAGTCCCTAAGCTGGTGGAAGGAACACTGCCACCTTTTGTATTCAACCCACCCTTTTCTCCCATAGCTCGGGTCTAG
- the LOC100251282 gene encoding tyrosine--tRNA ligase 1, cytoplasmic — MESEASDPTPNMQSLSVNDSQNHDSASSSNPAPAMTLEEKFRIVRSVGEECIQEDELMNLLRNKPEPICYDGFEPSGRMHIAQGVMKTISVNKLTSAGCRVKIWIADWFAQLNNKMGGDLKKIETVGRYLIEIWKAVGMDLDGGKVEFLWSSKEINARAHEYWPRVMDIARRNKLPRIMRCVQIMGRSEQEELSAAQILYPCMQCADIFFLKADICQLGMDQRKVNVLAREYCDDIKMKNKPIILSHHMLPGLQQGQEKMSKSDPSSSIFMEDEEAEVNVKIKKAYCPPKVVEGNPCLEYVNYIIFPWFNEFKVERKAENGGDKIFKSYEELIADYENGELHPGDLKPSLSKALNKILQPVRDHFANDSNAKDLLKRVKAYRVTR, encoded by the exons ATGGAGAGCGAAGCTTCAGACCCTACTCCGAACATGCAATCTCTATCTGTCAACGATTCTCAGAATCACGACTCCGCCAGTTCTTCCAATCCAGCGCCCGC GATGACGTTGGAGGAGAAGTTCAGGATCGTGAGGAGTGTGGGAGAGGAGTGTATACAAGAGGATGAGCTGATGAATCTGCTGAGGAATAAACCTGAACCCATATGCTATGATGGCTTTGAACCCTCTGGCAGAATGCATATTGCTCAG GGAGTTATGAAGACAATAAGTGTGAACAAACTCACATCTGCCGGGTGCAGAGTGAAGATATGGATTGCAGATTGGTTTGCACAGCTAAACAATAAAATGGGGGGTGATCTGAAGAAAATTGAAACAGTTGGACGATATCTGATTGAGATATGGAAAGCTGTTGGGATGGATCTTGACGGAGGCAAAGTTGAGTTTTTGTGGTCTTCAAAAGAAATTAATGCCAGAGCACATGAGTACTGGCCTCGTGTAATGGATATAGCTAGAAGGAACAAGCTCCCTAGGATAATGAG GTGTGTTCAAATTATGGGTCGATCCGAGCAGGAGGAATTGAGTGCAGCTCAGATTCTATACCCATGCATGCAATGTGCTGACATATTTTTCCTTAAG GCTGACATCTGCCAGTTGGGAATGGATCAGAGGAAAGTGAATGTACTTGCCAGAGAGTATTGTGATGATATCAAAATGAAGAACAAGCCTATCATCTTGTCACACC ATATGCTACCTGGTCTACAGCAAGGGCAGGAGAAGATGTCAAAAAGTGACCCCTCATCCTCCATTTTCATGGAGGATGAAGAG GCCGAGGTGAATGTGAAGATAAAGAAGGCTTACTGCCCTCCAAAAGTTGTTGAAGGAAATCCATGCTTGGAGTATGTGAATTACATCATTTTCCCATGGTTTAATGAGTTCAAAGTAGAGCGCAAAGCTGAAAATGGTGGAGATAA GATCTTCAAAAGTTACGAAGAATTGATTGCTGACTATGAAAATGGGGAGCTACATCCAGGCGATCTCAAACCTTCTTTGTCTAAGGCTTTAAATAAGATACTACAG CCTGTGCGAGATCACTTTGCTAATGACAGCAATGCCAAAGATCTGTTGAAGCGGGTCAAG GCCTACAGAGTCACCCGGTGa
- the LOC100256435 gene encoding kinesin-like protein KIN-14J, translating to MNPLSELHISENGSFKNSNEGYNPEVAEQMESFDGTIEGNLSQRTQLVEWLNGILPYLSLPLEASEEDLRACLIDGTVLCGILNRLSPGSIEMGGISESYLENLKRFLAAMEEMGLPRFELSDLEQGSMDAVLQCLQTLRAHFNFNIGGENIRNYSRKKWNLCEVECLEGFDRSQGDASSHGEHSDEFVEERRNSLDSKFQHVLRRSVFSEPLAASIHHVGHRFQEGFQLKQGGYADFPAAKISELVEQKSLENTPTHLLFSILINILDGSIERKNGDVPHRVAFLLRKIIQEIEQRISTQAENLKNQNNLYKAREEKYQSRIRVLETLATGTTEENRVVMHQLQQIKIENTKIEERKKLEEQDVDRLMKEKDRSDNEILALKEELEMARKTHEKHCLQLETQAKETKVELEKKLKELENLLTDSKKKVKELEAFSESKSRRWKRKELRYQNFVDSQFGALQELRVASDSIKREVLKTHRTYSEEFNYLGMKLKGLTEAAENYHMVLEENRRLYNEVQDLKGNIRVYCRIRPFLPGQSEKYTTIEYIGENGELVIVNPAKQGKDSRRLFKFNKVFSPAATQEEVFLDTQPLIRSVLDGYNVCIFAYGQTGSGKTYTMTGPDVSSKVDWGVNYRALNDLFHISQSRKSSIMYEVGVQMVEIYNEQVRDLLSSDGSQKRLGIWSTTQPNGLAVPDASMHPVKSTADVLELMNIGLMNRAVGATALNERSSRSHSILTVHVRGLDLETDAVLRGSLHLVDLAGSERVLRSEATGDRLREAQHINKSLSALGDVIFALAQKSPHVPYRNSKLTQVLQSSLGGQAKTLMFVQLNPDVDSYSETISTLKFAERVSGVELGAARSNKEGRDVRELMEQVAFLRDSNAKKDLEIEQLQQVNVNSTSGKRGMNSLRYGSSSPRRHSIGASRQSHRLPQGKGSGLVQKAASDLDNCSEYSDKHSEAGSLPSIDDFRHKECFAQSKLAGGDVGQNFTEDIELLGFGDADSEERLSDISDGGLSMGTETDGSISSIVEFTLFPEAVKPAENTEKIEKLTMPSKLPRIPQKQGPLRSSRLPSSSKSASKVASSSRKTPAVASSSSTKLTKRWQ from the exons ATGAATCCCCTGTCAGAATTACAtataagtgaaaatggaagttttaaaaactcaaatgaAGGTTACAACCCAGAAGTTGCTGAACAAATGGAAAGTTTTGATGGAACGATAGAGG GTAACCTGAGCCAGAGAACACAATTAGTGGAGTGGCTAAATGGTATACTTCCTTATTTAAGTTTGCCATTGGAGGCTTCAGAGGAGGACCTAAGAGCATGTTTAATTGATGGCACTGTTCTATGTGGCATTTTGAACAGGCTGAGTCCTGGTTCCATTGAAATG GGAGGCATCTCCGAGTCATATTTGGAGAATCTCAAAAGGTTTTTGGCAGCTATGGAAGAGATGGGACTACCAAGATTTGAACTATCTGACCTAGAACAG GGATCAATGGATGCAGTTCTCCAGTGTCTTCAGACACTTAGAgcacattttaattttaatattggGGGAGAGAACATTCGGAATTATTCAAGAAAGAAATGGAATTTGTGCGAGGTAGAATGTTTGGAGGGATTTGATCGTTCTCAAGGAGATGCATCTTCCCATGGAGAACACTCTGATGAATTTGTAGAAGAGAGGAGGAATTCACTGGACTCTAAATTTCAACATGTTTTGCGTCGTTCTGTTTTCTCAG AGCCATTGGCTGCATCAATACATCATGTTGGACATAGGTTCCAGGAGGGGTTCCAATTGAAGCAAGGGGGTTATGCTGATTTTCCTGCTGCTAAAATTTCTGAATTAGTGGAACAAAAAAGTCTAGAA AACACCCCAACTCATCTGCTTTTCAGCATTCTGATCAATATTCTGGATGGAAGCATTGAAAGAAAGAATGGGGATGTACCTCAT CGAGTTGCATTTCTGTTGAGGAAAATTATCCAAGAGATAGAGCAGCGAATTTCTACTCAAgcagaaaacttaaaaaat CAAAACAATCTTTATAAGGCTCGTGAAGAGAAGTATCAATCAAGAATAAGAGTACTTGAAACCCTTGCAACTGGGACCACTGAAGAAAATAGG GTTGTTATGCACCAGCTGCAGCAAATAAAG ATTGAAAATACCAAAatagaagagaggaaaaaactTGAAGAGCAGGATGTGGATAGATTAATGAAGGAGAAGGATCGTAGTGATAATGAGATTTTGGCACTTAAAGAGGAACTTGAAATGGCCAGAAAGACACATGAGAAACATTGCTTGCAATTGGAAACACAAGCTAAGGAAACCAAAGTCGAATTGgagaaaaaattaaaggagCTTGAGAATCTTCTAACAGATTCAAAGAAGAAGGTGAAAGAACTGGAGGCATTTTCTGAATCCAAATCTCgaagatggaaaaggaaagaacTCAGATACCAGAATTTTGTAGATTCTCAATTTGGAGCTTTGCAG GAATTGAGGGTGGCTTCTGACTCCATAAAGCGAGAAGTTTTGAAGACACACAGGACTTACTCTGAGGAATTTAATTACTTAG GAATGAAGCTTAAGGGTCTAACTGAGGCTGCTGAAAACTACCATATGGTTCTGGAAGAAAATCGGAGACTGTATAATGAGGTTCAAGATTTGAAAG GAAATATTAGGGTGTATTGTCGGATAAGGCCATTCCTTCCAGGGCAAAGTGAAAAGTATACAACCATAGAATATATTGGTGAGAATGGGGAATTGGTCATTGTAAATCCTGCAAAACAAGGAAAAGATAGCCGTAGGCTGTTCAAGTTCAATAAGGTGTTTAGTCCAGCAGCCACTCAAG AGGAGGTATTTTTAGACACTCAACCATTAATTCGATCTGTACTTGATGGATACAATGTCTGTATATTTGCCTATGGTCAAACTGGCTCTGGAAAAACCTATACTATG ACTGGGCCTGATGTATCTTCCAAAGTGGACTGGGGGGTTAACTATCGAGCTTTGAACGATCTTTTCCATATCTCTCAGAGCAGAAAAAGTTCCATCATGTATGAAGTCGGTGTCCAAATGGTTGAGATATATAATGAACAAGTGCGAGATTTGCTCTCGAGTGATGGTTCTCAGAAAAG ACTTGGGATTTGGAGTACCACTCAACCAAATGGTTTAGCTGTCCCTGATGCAAGCATGCACCCTGTTAAATCAACCGCAGACGTACTGGAATTAATGAATATTGGATTAATGAATAGGGCTGTAGGAGCCACTGCGCTAAATGAGAGAAGTAGCCGATCTCACAG CATTCTCACTGTTCATGTTCGCGGCTTGGACTTGGAGACTGATGCTGTTTTGCGTGGAAGTTTACATTTGGTAGACCTTGCAGGCAGTGAAAGAGTACTTCGCTCTGAAGCAACTGGGGACAGGCTTAGGGAAGCACAGCACATAAACAAATCACTATCAGCTCTTGGAGATGTAATATTTGCTTTAGCACAAAAGAGTCCTCATGTGCCATACAGAAATAGCAAACTAACTCAAGTCCTTCAAAGCTCTTTGG GAGGTCAAGCGAAGACCCTTATGTTTGTACAGCTTAATCCTGATGTGGATTCCTACTCCGAAACTATAAGTACCTTGAAGTTTGCCGAGAGAGTCTCTGGTGTTGAGTTAGGTGCTGCAAGGAGCAACAAAGAGGGAAGGGATGTTAGAGAACTTATGGAGCAG GTGGCATTCCTCAGGGACTCAAATGCTAAAAAGGATCTGGAGATTGAACAGTTGCAGCAGGTTAATGTCAACTCCACTAGTGGAAAACGTGGTATGAACTCACTAAGGTATGGGTCTTCTTCTCCAAGAAGACATTCCATTGGGGCTTCTCGTCAAAGTCACAGGCTGCCACAAGGCAAAGGCTCAGGTCTTGTTCAAAAAGCGGCTTCTGATCTGGACAATTGCTCAGAGTACAGTGACAAGCATTCTGAAGCAGGTTCTTTGCCATCAATCGATGATTTTAGACATAAGGAATGTTTTGCCCAGTCCAAGCTTGCTGGGGGAGATGTAGGCCAGAATTTTACTGAAGACATTGAGCTATTAGGATTTGGGGATGCAGATTCTGAGGAGAGATTAAGTGATATATCTGATGGGGGCCTGTCAATGGGAACAGAAACTGATGGTTCAATCAGCAGTATTGTGGAGTTCACACTTTTCCCCGAAGCTGTAAAACCAGCAGAGAACACAGAGAAGATAGAGAA GTTGACCATGCCATCTAAACTTCCCAGGATCCCCCAGAAGCAGGGTCCATTGAGGTCTTCTCGGTTGCCATCGTCAAGCAAGAGTGCCTCGAAGGTTGCATCAA GTTCTAGGAAAACCCCTGCTGTTGCCAGCTCATCCTCGACCAAGCTCACCAAAAGATGGCAGTAA
- the LOC100853340 gene encoding uncharacterized protein LOC100853340 has protein sequence MGFCSKQPKRDQPSTNYRYKSLKQASFEFVHEDYGGTLPDNDNRRAKVMESKSCEILSTAELISAVGQIWDCASRPLSIFQPKANSKHNDTDSNKEKVLCYLGGEGYVRVPTSANSKYFCIDLKTASLFSPMVQPNIEHLNITQKMSLFEPGNGNNAHSFFLRCLRGGANMPNETWKEMGLTNVGISYDLGNIYRWMSKITLDTLRSPVDITQIENMKTKECCISKDATNTAGCGINIDVAIPANHPATESADCYTGVTEGNGANERVMNIGVSISSLCTDYFLGADHGIAAGDSISRTPSSELHADSNFLSSTDFAFEECQHKTEGVDRQKEFVTKDKLKMETCPSKQDKHHYVLAKQEHAFAGAFAGVFVSLCLHPVDTIKTVIQSCQADQKSIFSVGRLIISQRGLAGFYRGITSNIASSAPISAVYTFTYESVKGALLPLFPKECHSIAHCMAGGCASIATSFIFTPSEHIKQQMQIGSHYQNCWNALVGIIKKGGLPSLYAGWGAVLCRNVPHSIIKFYTYESLKQLMLPSLQPNAKPNTLQTLACGGLAGSTAAFFTTPFDVVKTRLQTQIPGSMKQYNSVFHTLQEISKHEGLRGLYRGLTPRLVMYVSQGALFFASYEFFKSLFCLEMPKLHAQTIPHKQYMEGDSTSSLPSAPS, from the exons ATGGGTTTCTGTAGTAAACAGCCCAAAAGAGATCAACCTTCAACCAATTACAGATATAAGTCACTCAAGCAGGCATCTTTTGAGTTTGTCCATGAAGATTATGGCGGCACTCTCCCTGATAATGATAATAGAAGAGCTAAAGTAATGGAATCCAAGTCTTGTGAGATTCTGAGCACAGCCGAGCTCATCTCAGCAGTTGGCCAAATATGGGATTGTGCAAGCCGTCCGCTTTCTATTTTCCAACCCAAAGCAAATTCAAAACACAATGACACGGACAGTAATAAAGAGAAGGTATTATGTTATCTTGGTGGAGAAGGATATGTCAGGGTACCTACTTCAGCCAATAGTAAATACTTCTGCATTGATTTGAAGACTGCTAGCCTTTTTTCACCCATGGTGCAGCCAAACATTGAGCATTTAAATATAACCCAAAAAATGTCTTTGTTTGAACCTGGTAATGGAAACAATGCACATTCTTTTTTCTTGAGATGTCTGCGTGGTGGTGCCAACATGCCTAATGAGACTTGGAAGGAAATGGGGCTTACAAATGTAGGAATCTCATATGATTTGGGAAATATATATAGATGGATGAGTAAAATAACTCTTGATACACTAAGATCTCCGGTTGATATTACCCAAATTGAGAACATGAAAACTAAAGAATGTTGCATTTCAAAAGATGCAACTAATACTGCAGGTTGCGGAATTAACATTGATGTCGCTATCCCTGCAAATCACCCGGCCACTGAAAGTGCTGACTGTTATACTGGTGTTACAGAAGGTAATGGGGCAAATGAAAGGGTGATGAATATAGGGGTGTCTATTAGCTCTTTGTGCACAGACTATTTCCTTGGGGCTGACCATGGTATAGCAGCTGGTGATAGTATTTCTAGAACCCCAAGTTCTGAACTTCATGCAGACTCTAATTTCTTGTCATCCACTGATTTTGCTTTTGAAGAATGTCAACACAAAACAGAGGGTGTTGATCGACAGAAAGAGTTTGTCACTAAGGATAAACTGAAAATGGAAACTTGCCCATCAAAACAGGATAAACATCATTATGTGCTTGCAAAACAAGAGCATGCTTTTGCAGGAGCATTCGCTGGAGTATTTGTTAGCCTTTGCCTGCACCCTGTAGATACAATTAAGACTGTCATTCAATCTTGTCAGGCAGATCAGAAGTCTATCTTCTCTGTTGGAAGATTAATTATTTCTCAAAGAG GTTTAGCAGGATTTTATCGTGGAATTACTAGCAATATTGCTTCTTCAGCACCAATTTCTGCAGTTTATACCTTTACATATGAATCGGTGAAAGGAGCTTTGCTTCCTCTTTTTCCCAAG GAATGTCACTCTATTGCACACTGCATGGCAGGTGGTTGTGCAAGCATTGCtacttctttcatttttactcCCAGTGAGCATATAAAGCAACAGATGCAAATTGGTTCACACTATCAAAACTGCTG GAATGCTTTGGTTGGAATTATTAAAAAGGGCGGTTTGCCTTCACTATATGCGGGTTGGGGGGCTGTGCTCTGCCGAAATGTTCCACACTCTATCATTAAG TTTTACACATATGAAAGCTTGAAGCAATTGATGTTGCCATCACTGCAGCCTAATGCCAAACCCAACACATTACAGACG CTAGCTTGTGGAGGACTCGCTGGGTCTACTGCTGCTTTTTTTACTACTCCTTTTGATGTGGTGAAGACAAGATTACAGACACAG ATTCCTGGATCCATGAAACAATATAATAGTGTGTTTCACACACTTCAAGAAATAAGCAAGCATGAAGGGTTGAGAGGTCTCTACAG GGGATTAACTCCGAGACTGGTAATGTATGTGTCACAAGGAGCGCTCTTTTTTGCATCATATGAATTTTTCAAGAGTTTATTTTGTTTGGAGATGCCAAAACTTCATGCACAAACGATCCCGCACAAGCAATACATGGAAGGTGATTCAACATCATCATTGCCGTCTGCACCATCATGA